The Thermocrinis ruber genomic sequence AAGGCATATCTGCACCTCAACCTACCAAAGACCTGCAAACTATAACCGTTTTTATGAGGCTTTCTTTGATTTGCAAATAATGTCCTAAATAAGCTTTCTATAAACACTATAGGAGGGTTTGGGATGTGGTTAATATTTCTGTTGATAAGCTTTGGGTATTCCATAGGGTTAGGCACTTTTGAAGTATTAAGAGGGGTCTGTCCAGTTCCTCCAGTCGTTGAGTTCAATCCAAAAAGCATGCAGACACGTATATTTTGTCAAAAATGTCCTCCTTTCACCACCAAGGGTGGTATGGGTGAACCCTTGAACCGCACCGCAGATTTTGTAATAGAATACACTTTAAAGGTAGGAAACCTCTGGCTTGCGGTGTATCACAGCTATAAATGTGAGCCTCACGCCAGCAATTTCGGAGGGTATATAGTATTCAATGAAGAGGGAAGTCTGCTCCATGCAGAAAGCGGATATCCTGGACAATGTCAGAATTTATCCACCGAAGACATTCTCTGCCTAAATCACTATATGGCTCAAGGCATTCTAATCACTCGTATATCCCACTGTAAGATAGCCTCTAAATACAAACTCTCATGCGAACAGATATTTGCTACTGACACAGACATTGAAAAAAAGGACAAAATCCAGTATATAAAAAAACTCTATATCAAAGACAAAGACCACTTTTACTTTGAGGTAAATCAAGAAGGTAAGCTTTATCCTGTTCACTGCAAAAGAAATGGTGATGTTTTTAATTGCAAAGGACTTGAGAAATTAAAAAAGAGTATGCCGTGAGAGTTTTGGTCTTTACTCTGCTGTTTGTTCTTGGGCTCTTTGCCTACTCCCAAGAGATCCTTAAGGGGTCTGCTAAGGATCACAAAAAATTGTTCATATACAGCTTGAGAGGAGGTGATGGTTCTGTGATAAGGATAGATTTGGTAAATGTCAATCAGGATGTCGGAATTTCCTTAATAGTAGGCGAAGTTAGCTTAGAAATGATCCATCTGTAGGCAAGGTAAAAGATCAGTGCCCTTAAAGTGGTCTCCACGCTCATAAAGACCCAAGGCACGATTGGAGAGGGAAAGAACTTTAAAAAGACATAAGAAGGGATTATCCTGAAAAGCCAAAAGGAGGAGATGTTGATCATAAGAGGTATGTGGGTCTTTCCCATGCCTTTTAAGGCTCCCGAGTATATGCTGGCGTATGCCATCTGGGGCTGAGATAGGGCTACGATTACCAAATAATATACCGCTAAATCCACCACCTCTGGGTCCTTTACAAAGATGTAGGAAAATTCCCTTGGGAATAGTAGCAGAAATACTCCAGCCAGACCCATTATAAGGGCGGTAAGGTGGGCTATGGTGGATATGCCACGATGTAAGCCCTTATAGTTTCCAGCACCAAAGTTCTGTCCGGAGACTATAGTGGAGGCGATCATAAACCCAAAGCCAACCATAAAAGACACACTCTCAACCCTCAAACCCACTTGGTGCGCAGCGAGTGCTTTGTCTCCAAATCTGGCAACCATACCCACAAAGATGTTAAAGGAGAGGCTGGTGATAGCCCTTTCAAGGGCGGTGGGACTGCCAATTCTCAGCATCTTTAGAAGAACATCCCTTCCTAGGTCTAGTCTTACAGGGAAGGGTCTTCTGTAGGCAATGTATAGGTAAAGGTATGCCAAAAGACCAAGTATTTCTGCAATGACCATTCCCCAGCCTGCACCCGCCACCTCCAACCTGGGCAAGCCAAACTTTCCGTATATGAGAAGATAAGAAAAGATTATGTCTGTCAAACTTATTAAAAGGTCTATTTTGAAGGGGGTCTTTGTGTCTCCGTAGCCGTTGTAAGCGCCGTAGAAGACATCTAGGAGAAAGCCCAAGGTAATAAAGAGAAATATGGGTTTTAGGTATTGGTAGGATACTTCTGCCACCTCCTTTGAGGCACCAAATTGCACCATAAGGGCTGTGGTTATGTCTGCACCAAAAAAGGTCAAAGGTATGGCAATCAAAAAGGCTAAGATCAGTCCCCATAGAAAGGCTGGAGAAGGGTCCTTTCCTGCACCCACCCTTTGGGCTATTAACACGGATGTGCCCGTGTAAGACAAAGCCGATAGGGAATACACAAACCAAAGCATGCTGTTGGAGTATCCCACTCCCGCCACCGCGGTGGAAGAAATACCCGAAACCAATATAAGGGACACACTAGTTTCTACCGCGTAAAGCAGGTTTGAGAAGATGATGGGTAATGCAAGCTTTGAAACTTTTTTACCTATGGTTATCCTGTCTTCTGAAGGGTCTATGAGAATTTTATTGTCCATGAAAGTCCTTCATTACCTCCAAGGTCTTTTTGTAGCCAAGATAGTAGAGCTCATCCAATTTCCATAGATTGTATGGAGAGTAATTCTCCAAATCGGGCACTATGACCACATTGCATAGCTCCTTCCTTTTATCTGCGTTAGACCTGACCGCCAAAAGAAAGCTTCTTATTAGCACCGCAAACATACTCCTTGGCTTTCCAATGGTAGAAGTAGGATTAACATCTACGCCCACTATGAAAAGCCCTTTGTTCTGCACAGGCTCCACCGGAAGGTTGTTGGTAATACCTCCGTCCAAAAGCAGAAAGTTTTTAAACTTCACCGGTTCAAAGATACCAGGCAATGCACAGCTTCCAAGGAGGGGTTCATAGAGTTCTCCTTCCGAAAAGTAAAGGGTGTTTCCACTAAGGATATCTAAAGCGCATATATGAAACTCCCTTTTTAACTCCTCAATGCGCTCTACCTCTAGGTAGTCCTTTAGAAACCTCTTTGCGTCCATCAGGGAAAAAAATCCCAACTTTGGAAGTCTTGGCTTTATATATCTGAGCCAGTGTTTGGACTTTACGATCTTTAACATATCCTCCGGTGTGTATCCTGCACAGTAAAAGGCACCCACCAGGGCACCCGCACTTACACCGCTTATGGCTGAGATTTCAAAGCCAAGATCTTCTAAGGCTTTTATAACTCCTATGTGGGCAACGCCCCTAATAGCACCGCCTGAGAGCACCAACGCAACCTTCATAGAAAAAATAAAGTATAAACTCTTGCTTTAAAATAAAAAGCTATGTGGAGGCTTTTAGTTATTCCTTTAATACTTTTTGTTGTTTCCTGTGGTAAAAGCACGCCAACACCTGCAGAGAAAAAGGGAACTCCCTGCAAGGTTGTCCGGGTCATAGACGGAGATACTTTTACCTGCACCCTCAAAAACGGTGAGGAAATTAAGGTTAGGCTTATAGGTGTAGATACGCCTGAAAGTAGGGTAAATCCAAAGCTTGAAAGGGATGTTCAAAAGAGTGGTTTGGAAAGGGAGGAGATCCTCCGCATGGGAAAGATTGCCGCAGAATTTACTAAAAAGCTATTGCCAGAGGGAGAAATTGTTTACTTGGAACAGGACGTGCAAAAGACGGATAGATATGGGAGGGTTTTGGCTTATGTGTGGCTGAAGGATGGCAGAATGCTAAACGAGATTTTGGTAAGAGAAGGAATGGCACAGGTCTATACTATCCCACCAAATGTTAAGTATCAGGATATTCTTTTGGAGGCCCAAAGGAAAGCAAGGGAAGAGGGCAAGGGCTTTTGGAAGTCAGGCTTTTGAGAGAAAATACAACCTTTGTATCTCCTCCAGAGACAGCTCCTCCACCCTCTTTTGGGGATCTATGCTTGCCCTATGCAGAAGCTCTTCAGGGAACTTGTTCTTTAAAGCTTTTCTCCTGAGGGAAAAGAGCTTGGTTAAAAAAGCTTTGTATTCCGTTGGTTCTATTTCAGGGGTTGGCTCCTTCTTGGTTAGCCTTATTACCGCCGACTGAACCTTTGGAGGTGGCAAAAAGAAGCGAGGGGGAACAGTCATAAGGTACTCTGTTTCAAAGAAGGTCTTAACAAAGACGCCAAGCCAAGATAGGCCTTTTACCAGCTTCTGTGCCACCTCCTTTTGAACCATAAAAACCGCCATCGTAACGCATTTGTAGGAAAGAACGGTCCTCTCAAGGATCAAGCTCGCACTGTTGTAGGGCAAATTTCCCAAAAGCTTTAAGGAGTTTCCCAAAAGGCAATAGTCAAACTCGCTCGCATCGGTATGATAGATTTTGAGCCTTGGATCTTGTAGCTTTTTTAGCTCCTCTATCATGTCTTTGTCTATCTCTAAGCAGTGGAGCTCTTTTATCGGTTCCTTTAATATCTCTTTTGTTAAATTGCCCGTGCCGGGACCGATTTCTACCACTACGTCTTCAGCGTTCAAGCGGGCAAACTCTACAATTCTTTTTAAAACCCCCGGAGACACAAGAAGATGCTGTCCGTAGAACTTTTTAAGCCTCAAGTTGCTTCGTGCTCCCAATTGGGATATATTTTAAAGCCATGAGTAGGTTTATCGCTTTTTTTATGGTTCTCCTAAGCATAGTGCTCACCCAATCCTCCTGTAAAGGAGAAAAGGACAAGGGACCCAACCCTTACGGAACCAAGAGTTTAATTCCTCAATCTCCCTATGCCATGCTGATCGTGGAAAGTGAAAGCTGTATATACTGCAAGCAGTTGGACAAAGACCTGCAAAGGGACCCACAGCTACAAAAAGCAGTGGAAGGTATGGATGTTCTAAAGCTCCTTGCGGAGAGCAACGCCAGAGTGAGATACAGGCTTGATGGTAAAGAGGGAGAGAGCACCGAGGAGGACCTGGCAAGGGCTTTGGGCGTTAGGGCATACCCTCACATAATCTTTTACAACTCCCAAGGAGAGATCATCCTAAGGATTCCGGGCTATACGCCTCCAAAGACCCTTGCCTGCGTTATAAGGTATGTGAAAGAGGAGTTTTACAAAAACAAAAAGGAGAACATAAATCAGTTTCTACAGAGGGAAGGGTGCGTTTAAATTGGACATTTACAAAATCTCTCTCCAACCCTTCCCACCCTGTAGTCCCTTCTCTTTCTTATTACTATAAAGACCACCTCTCCAAGGATAAGGTCGTAGTTATAAAGCTCCCTGTGTTCCAATAGTCTACACTCAAAGCTTGCGGGGCACTCTTTTACCCTTGGAGGCTTTACTATTGCGGATGGCTCGGGCATTAGTTTGACAACCTCTAACTCGCTAACGTGGGGTGGGAAATCTTCTGCTGTTTGCCTAGCCTTTTTCAAAAGGTTATATTCAAGGAAATTGACCACAAACTCTCCACTATCAATGATATTACGGGCTGTGTCCTTTCTGGTACCATCTTCTTTTTTACTTATGGACAGCATCAAAACAGGTGGTTGATCGCAGACCACGTTAAAAAAGCTGAAGGGTGCCAAATTAATAACACCCTCTTTGCTCAAGGTAGATACCCAAGCGATGGGTCTTGGTGCCACCCAGTCTACAAGAATATCGTAAAGTTCATCCGATGAAAGGTTTTTTACATCAAGCTCCATCGGGTTTTATAACATCCGCCTTAAGATAATCTCTGAGGACCTCCGGCACTACCACGGAGCCATCCTTTTGTTGATAGTTTTCCAAAATTGCTGCAAGGGTCCTACCCACCGCCAAGCCAGAGCCGTTTAGG encodes the following:
- a CDS encoding MATE family efflux transporter, with amino-acid sequence MDNKILIDPSEDRITIGKKVSKLALPIIFSNLLYAVETSVSLILVSGISSTAVAGVGYSNSMLWFVYSLSALSYTGTSVLIAQRVGAGKDPSPAFLWGLILAFLIAIPLTFFGADITTALMVQFGASKEVAEVSYQYLKPIFLFITLGFLLDVFYGAYNGYGDTKTPFKIDLLISLTDIIFSYLLIYGKFGLPRLEVAGAGWGMVIAEILGLLAYLYLYIAYRRPFPVRLDLGRDVLLKMLRIGSPTALERAITSLSFNIFVGMVARFGDKALAAHQVGLRVESVSFMVGFGFMIASTIVSGQNFGAGNYKGLHRGISTIAHLTALIMGLAGVFLLLFPREFSYIFVKDPEVVDLAVYYLVIVALSQPQMAYASIYSGALKGMGKTHIPLMINISSFWLFRIIPSYVFLKFFPSPIVPWVFMSVETTLRALIFYLAYRWIISKLTSPTIKEIPTS
- a CDS encoding patatin-like phospholipase family protein, with product MKVALVLSGGAIRGVAHIGVIKALEDLGFEISAISGVSAGALVGAFYCAGYTPEDMLKIVKSKHWLRYIKPRLPKLGFFSLMDAKRFLKDYLEVERIEELKREFHICALDILSGNTLYFSEGELYEPLLGSCALPGIFEPVKFKNFLLLDGGITNNLPVEPVQNKGLFIVGVDVNPTSTIGKPRSMFAVLIRSFLLAVRSNADKRKELCNVVIVPDLENYSPYNLWKLDELYYLGYKKTLEVMKDFHGQ
- a CDS encoding thermonuclease family protein: MWRLLVIPLILFVVSCGKSTPTPAEKKGTPCKVVRVIDGDTFTCTLKNGEEIKVRLIGVDTPESRVNPKLERDVQKSGLEREEILRMGKIAAEFTKKLLPEGEIVYLEQDVQKTDRYGRVLAYVWLKDGRMLNEILVREGMAQVYTIPPNVKYQDILLEAQRKAREEGKGFWKSGF
- the rsmA gene encoding 16S rRNA (adenine(1518)-N(6)/adenine(1519)-N(6))-dimethyltransferase RsmA — its product is MRLKKFYGQHLLVSPGVLKRIVEFARLNAEDVVVEIGPGTGNLTKEILKEPIKELHCLEIDKDMIEELKKLQDPRLKIYHTDASEFDYCLLGNSLKLLGNLPYNSASLILERTVLSYKCVTMAVFMVQKEVAQKLVKGLSWLGVFVKTFFETEYLMTVPPRFFLPPPKVQSAVIRLTKKEPTPEIEPTEYKAFLTKLFSLRRKALKNKFPEELLHRASIDPQKRVEELSLEEIQRLYFLSKA
- a CDS encoding thioredoxin family protein, producing the protein MSRFIAFFMVLLSIVLTQSSCKGEKDKGPNPYGTKSLIPQSPYAMLIVESESCIYCKQLDKDLQRDPQLQKAVEGMDVLKLLAESNARVRYRLDGKEGESTEEDLARALGVRAYPHIIFYNSQGEIILRIPGYTPPKTLACVIRYVKEEFYKNKKENINQFLQREGCV
- a CDS encoding flavin reductase family protein is translated as MELDVKNLSSDELYDILVDWVAPRPIAWVSTLSKEGVINLAPFSFFNVVCDQPPVLMLSISKKEDGTRKDTARNIIDSGEFVVNFLEYNLLKKARQTAEDFPPHVSELEVVKLMPEPSAIVKPPRVKECPASFECRLLEHRELYNYDLILGEVVFIVIRKRRDYRVGRVGERFCKCPI